In Wenyingzhuangia fucanilytica, the following are encoded in one genomic region:
- a CDS encoding threonine/serine ThrE exporter family protein, whose translation MNIPLHPNKPLQETADCLLEIGCLLMASGASTNRIRITMERIADGLGYETETLTTQRTIFVLVKDLKTQEVYNSFKKTPPHGANFTLVSGISKMSWQVIEEKWELNQIKEELNRLTKLNRYPLLITMIFVSFADAGFCRLFGGEYIDLCTTFVATFIAFLVRHYALSIKFNPYLSIVFASFTACLITSFARFFGIGNHPDLAFATAVLFLIPGVPLINSFSDILDGHIMNGMVRGTNAMVIAFCISLGMLVTMLIFNF comes from the coding sequence ATGAATATCCCTTTACACCCTAACAAACCCTTACAAGAAACTGCCGATTGTTTATTAGAAATTGGATGTTTACTTATGGCTTCTGGAGCAAGTACCAATAGAATAAGAATAACTATGGAACGTATTGCTGATGGACTAGGTTATGAAACAGAAACTTTAACCACACAAAGAACCATTTTTGTATTGGTAAAAGATCTTAAAACCCAAGAAGTATATAACAGTTTTAAAAAAACACCACCTCACGGAGCCAATTTTACTTTAGTATCTGGAATTAGTAAAATGAGTTGGCAGGTGATAGAAGAAAAATGGGAACTAAACCAAATTAAAGAAGAGCTTAACAGATTAACAAAATTAAATCGTTATCCATTGCTAATTACCATGATATTTGTAAGTTTTGCAGATGCTGGTTTTTGCCGATTGTTTGGAGGAGAATATATTGATTTATGCACCACCTTTGTTGCAACTTTTATTGCTTTTTTGGTTAGACATTATGCGCTTAGTATAAAGTTTAATCCATATTTAAGTATTGTTTTTGCATCTTTTACCGCTTGTTTAATTACTTCTTTTGCACGATTTTTTGGCATAGGTAATCATCCTGATTTGGCTTTTGCCACAGCAGTTTTATTTTTGATTCCTGGAGTGCCGCTCATCAATTCTTTTTCTGATATTTTAGATGGACATATTATGAACGGAATGGTAAGAGGAACAAATGCCATGGTCATTGCTTTCTGTATTTCGTTAGGAATGTTAGT